A DNA window from Augochlora pura isolate Apur16 chromosome 9, APUR_v2.2.1, whole genome shotgun sequence contains the following coding sequences:
- the LOC144474701 gene encoding sterol O-acyltransferase 1 — translation MSVTTEKCGADEKFSEDAMADKKRDIGAMDLGELKLREIISDEFQGHMKEMREEMTELFDNRIVNMATDILQKMETVKSSGSKDPSEAAKYCNRIKPSKEDILPRKQFLPRNSMLTDLYEIQHIRTMYNVIVTVLIILLVHTAIYDIRTTGSPNFAIGTIKRGFGKLPVVLFVWTLMTCSTFGVYAAFCFWATQREQRPPKSFSRKIWDYGWLTALILYNIVFIVLPTKAVLKEDLPVASSMIVLMELTRMLMKIYAFVRSVAPRFLTYKSHSEMETVKPPNFSKFFYFMFVPTLVYQDSYPRAKTIRWKVVLANFAEVTVVIFCVALMYERLLEPNFKNFGAQPVEWGMMILNILSAMFPGTMMFVCGFYCLLHSWMNAFAELLRFGDKMFYKDWWNSRTYYTYYRTWNIVVHDWLYAYIYKDMYEIVTKRNKMLSMVTVFSISAIFHEYILSFTFRFFYPVMLSLFGGVGMFILFVLKSHGNIFFWFTLFVGNGVMSSLYCMEHYARINCPPTRDDFLDYMIPRTWTCLFQ, via the exons ATGAGCGTAACCACCGAAAAGTGCGGTGCCGATGAGAAATTTAGCGAGGACGCGATGGCTGACAAGAAACGCG ATATAGGGGCCATGGATCTAGGAGAACTGAAACTACGAGAAATAATCAGCGATGAGTTTCAAGGGCACATGAAG GAAATGCGAGAAGAAATGACGGAGCTCTTCGACAACCGAATAGTCAATATGGCAACAGACATTTTACAGAAGATGGAAACAGTGAAATCCAGCGGCTCTAAAGATCCAAGCGAAGCTGCGAAATACTGCAACAGGAT CAAACCATCGAAGGAAGACATTCTACCAAGGAAACAGTTCCTCCCAAGGAATTCCATGCTGACCGACCTTTACGAAATCCAACATATTCGAACAATGTACAACGTTATCGTAACAGTGTTGATAATCCTCTTGGTACACACTGCTATTTACGATATACGGACCACGGGATC ACCGAATTTTGCCATCGGCACCATAAAGAGGGGTTTCGGAAAACTTCCGGTAGTGCTCTTCGTGTGGACACTGATGACGTGTTCGACGTTCGGAGTTTACGCGGCCTTTTGCTTTTGGGCCACTCAACGTGAACAACGGCCACCAAAAT CGTTTTCAAGGAAAATTTGGGACTACGGATGGTTAACAGCCTTGATCCTCTACAACATCGTTTTCATCGTATTGCCGACGAAAGCTGTTCTCAAAGAAGATTTGCCCGTTGCGTCCAGTATGATTGTACTTATGGAGCTG ACTCGAATGCTAATGAAAATATACGCCTTCGTGAGAAGCGTGGCGCCGAGATTCTTAACGTACAAATCTCATTCTGAAATGGAAACGGTCAAACCGCCGAACTTCTCCaagttcttttatttcatgttCGTACCAACTTTGGTCTACCAAGACAGTTATCCCAG aGCAAAAACGATCCGATGGAAAGTAGTACTAGCAAATTTCGCTGAGGTAACGGTGGTCATATTTTGCGTGGCATTGATGTACGAGCGTCTATTGGAGCCGAATTTCAAAAACTTTGGGGCCCAGCCTGTAGAATGGGGAATGATGATACTCAATATTCTTAGCGCCATGTTCCCCGGTACCATGATGTTCGTTTGCGGCTTTTACTGTCTGCTGCACTCATGGATGAACGCCTTCGCCGAATTACTGCGATTCGGTGATAAAATGTTCTACAAA GACTGGTGGAACTCGAGAACTTATTACACATACTACCGCACCTGGAACATCGTGGTGCACGACTGGCTGTACGCCTACATCTACAAGGACATGTACGAGATCGTGACGAAGCGGAACAAGATGCTGTCGATGGTCACGGTGTTTTCGATCTCCGCGATCTTCCACGAATACATCCTGTCTTTCACCTTCCGGTTCTTCTATCCGGTGATGCTGTCGCTGTTCGGCGGCGTCGGTATGTTCATTCTGTTCGTGTTGAAATCGCACGGGAACATCTTCTTTTGGTTCACGCTGTTCGTGGGCAACGGGGTGATGTCGAGCTTGTACTGCATGGAGCATTACGCCAGAATCAACTGTCCTCCAACGCGTGACGATTTCCTGGACTATATGATCCCGAGGACCTGGACGTGTCTTTTCCAGTGA